The proteins below are encoded in one region of Qipengyuania sp. HL-TH1:
- the gp17 gene encoding tail completion protein gp17 produces the protein MEIAFRTALVAWLRADPLLADMLNSIEEAGPVAASPPHLALVASAAADWSTKTARGREIRLALELVGRSDDPAQTAALALRVEQRIATLAPQQEGYRIVVTQFLRSRVERRRRGLRAVLLEYRFSLLETE, from the coding sequence ATGGAAATCGCCTTTCGCACCGCGCTCGTCGCCTGGCTCCGCGCCGATCCCCTCCTCGCCGACATGCTCAATTCGATCGAGGAGGCCGGACCGGTCGCCGCCAGCCCGCCGCATCTCGCGCTCGTCGCCAGCGCCGCTGCCGACTGGTCGACCAAGACCGCACGCGGCCGCGAAATCCGCCTTGCGCTCGAGCTGGTCGGACGCAGCGACGATCCTGCGCAGACCGCGGCCCTCGCGCTGCGGGTGGAGCAGCGCATCGCCACGCTCGCCCCGCAGCAGGAGGGGTACCGGATCGTCGTCACCCAGTTCCTGCGCAGCCGCGTCGAACGCCGCCGCCGCGGCCTGCGCGCGGTGCTGCTCGAATATCGCTTCTCGCTTCTCGAAACGGAGTAA
- a CDS encoding head-tail connector protein, with amino-acid sequence MPTDPSGQPLAELKQWLAISTTGEDALLLRLLESAWQVCLQFTGSEAAEWAELDPALRHGIVRFAAHQYRERDEGPAERLPSAIAALWRPYRMVRL; translated from the coding sequence ATGCCGACAGACCCGTCCGGCCAGCCGCTGGCCGAGCTCAAGCAGTGGCTGGCGATCAGCACCACGGGCGAGGATGCGCTGCTGCTCCGCCTGCTCGAAAGCGCGTGGCAAGTGTGCCTCCAGTTCACCGGCAGCGAGGCGGCGGAATGGGCCGAGCTCGACCCCGCGCTGCGTCACGGCATCGTGCGCTTCGCCGCGCATCAATATCGCGAGCGGGACGAAGGCCCTGCAGAGCGGTTGCCGAGCGCGATCGCCGCGCTGTGGCGCCCCTATCGCATGGTGCGGCTGTGA
- a CDS encoding phage major capsid protein — protein sequence MDTTPHDPAEASFDIVARQDKTEADVASVRSDVDEVKARVDKIGRAAARPAIGSTDEPAPEVKGFVDGYLRRGSTTEIKSLTTGVPADGGYAVPRQIDAAIARELTAISPIRAIAQVVQTGSAGYRKLVTTGGTASGWVSETTARPETDTPEFAEIAPPTGELYANPAASQAMLDDAGFDLENWLASEIALEFARAEGAAFIGGSGTNQPRGFLAAPTATTADDARAFGTLQYLGSGASDGLGSTADTRLIDLVHTLKAGHRQGASFVMNSATLAEVRKLKTSDGAFVWQPGLVEGQPDRLLGYPVVEAEDMPDIGAGTFPIAFGNFRHGYLIAERSATQVLRDPFTNKPFVHFYATKRVGGQVLDGNAIKLLKIED from the coding sequence ATGGATACCACTCCCCACGATCCCGCCGAAGCCAGCTTCGATATCGTAGCGCGCCAGGACAAGACCGAGGCCGATGTCGCCTCGGTGCGTAGCGATGTCGACGAGGTGAAAGCGCGCGTCGATAAGATCGGCCGCGCCGCGGCGCGCCCGGCAATCGGATCCACCGATGAGCCCGCGCCCGAAGTGAAAGGCTTTGTCGATGGCTATCTGCGCCGCGGATCGACCACCGAGATCAAGTCGCTCACGACCGGCGTCCCCGCCGATGGCGGCTATGCCGTGCCGCGCCAGATCGACGCGGCGATCGCCCGCGAACTGACCGCGATCAGCCCGATCCGCGCCATTGCGCAGGTCGTGCAGACGGGCAGCGCGGGCTATCGCAAGCTGGTGACCACCGGCGGCACCGCCAGCGGCTGGGTCAGCGAAACCACCGCGCGTCCCGAGACCGACACGCCGGAATTCGCCGAGATCGCGCCGCCCACGGGCGAACTCTATGCCAACCCGGCGGCCAGCCAGGCGATGCTCGACGATGCCGGCTTCGATCTCGAGAACTGGCTCGCGAGCGAGATTGCGCTGGAATTCGCCCGCGCCGAGGGGGCCGCCTTTATCGGCGGTTCGGGCACCAACCAGCCCCGCGGCTTCCTTGCCGCCCCCACCGCGACCACGGCGGATGACGCGCGCGCCTTCGGGACGCTGCAATATCTGGGCTCGGGCGCGTCGGACGGGCTGGGCAGTACGGCAGATACGCGGCTGATCGACCTGGTCCACACGCTCAAGGCGGGCCACCGGCAGGGGGCGAGCTTCGTGATGAATTCGGCCACGCTCGCCGAAGTGCGCAAGCTCAAGACCTCCGACGGCGCCTTCGTCTGGCAGCCGGGGCTGGTCGAGGGCCAGCCCGACCGCCTGCTCGGCTATCCGGTGGTCGAGGCCGAAGACATGCCCGATATCGGCGCGGGCACTTTCCCGATCGCCTTCGGCAATTTCCGCCACGGCTATCTGATCGCCGAACGCAGCGCGACGCAGGTGCTGCGCGATCCCTTCACCAACAAGCCCTTCGTCCACTTCTACGCCACCAAGCGCGTCGGCGGCCAGGTGCTCGATGGCAATGCGATCAAGCTGCTGAAGATCGAAGACTAG
- a CDS encoding HK97 family phage prohead protease, with the protein MRIAGYAALFDLPDGARDTIRRGAFTRTLDERDDPYPLYWQHRSDQRIGWVETAAEDARGLRIIARIDQPQGRAATLLRTHAVSGLSFGYRARRFRQTPGGRELAEIDLFEVSVVTHPLQPQARIHLTA; encoded by the coding sequence CTGCGGATTGCGGGCTATGCCGCGCTGTTCGACCTACCCGATGGCGCGCGCGACACGATCCGCCGCGGTGCCTTCACGCGCACCCTCGATGAGCGCGATGACCCCTACCCGCTCTATTGGCAGCACCGCAGCGACCAGCGCATCGGCTGGGTCGAGACCGCGGCAGAGGATGCGCGCGGACTGCGGATCATCGCCCGGATCGACCAGCCGCAGGGCCGCGCCGCCACGCTGCTGCGAACGCATGCGGTGAGCGGACTCAGCTTCGGCTACCGCGCCCGCCGCTTTCGCCAGACGCCGGGCGGCCGCGAGCTGGCCGAAATCGACCTGTTCGAGGTCAGCGTGGTCACGCACCCGCTGCAGCCGCAGGCGAGGATCCACCTCACCGCCTGA
- a CDS encoding DUF6127 family protein produces the protein MTREDMLARLIAQARTEGGELITLRAVVEEASELGASRVLDRLGLADPGAQDDLGELRELLSAWRDAKASAWKAAIEWLVRGVLALLLVGIAVRLGAADMLS, from the coding sequence ATGACCAGAGAAGACATGCTCGCGCGGCTGATCGCGCAGGCCCGCACCGAGGGGGGCGAGCTGATCACCCTGCGCGCGGTGGTCGAGGAAGCGAGCGAGCTGGGCGCGAGCCGGGTGCTCGACCGGCTCGGCCTCGCCGATCCGGGAGCGCAGGACGACCTTGGCGAATTGCGCGAACTGCTCTCGGCCTGGCGCGACGCCAAGGCGAGCGCGTGGAAGGCGGCCATCGAGTGGCTGGTGCGCGGGGTGCTCGCGCTGCTGCTGGTCGGCATCGCGGTCCGGCTTGGCGCCGCGGACATGCTCTCGTGA
- a CDS encoding phage portal protein: MSFLTSLVSAFKGGGGSRVPVARGFISPGAAAFDGGPLGRSPFDYAREVAEADLANPVAQRSVRIVAEGVGSAPVACEDDRLAGLLARSCGSQPLLEVLAAQLALHGNAYVQLIRDGAGVPVELFPLRPERVQVVAGEDGWPTAYRYVLADRTLTIALEDEHGWPNIIHLRGFHPTDDHYGAGCLAAAAPAVAVHNAASEWNRALLANAARPSGALVYAGEDGGALSAEQFDRLKSELQAAFQGHGNAGRPMLLEGGLDWKAMSLSPADMDFATLKAAAARDIALAFGVPPMLLGLPGDNTYANYREANRALWRLTLLPLAGKILDGLHEGLSDWFADGASVDLDRVPALAEDRERLWAQVSSADFLSTAEKRAMLGLERP, translated from the coding sequence ATGTCCTTCCTCACCAGTCTCGTCTCCGCCTTCAAGGGCGGGGGCGGATCGCGCGTGCCGGTTGCGCGCGGCTTCATCAGCCCCGGGGCGGCCGCTTTCGATGGCGGGCCGCTGGGGCGCAGTCCCTTCGATTATGCGCGCGAGGTGGCCGAGGCCGATCTCGCCAATCCGGTCGCGCAGCGCAGCGTGCGGATCGTCGCCGAGGGGGTCGGCAGTGCGCCGGTCGCCTGCGAGGACGACCGACTGGCGGGGCTGCTCGCCCGGTCCTGCGGTTCGCAGCCGCTGCTCGAAGTGCTCGCCGCGCAGCTCGCGCTCCATGGCAATGCCTATGTCCAGCTGATCCGCGATGGCGCGGGCGTGCCGGTCGAGCTGTTCCCGCTCCGGCCCGAGCGCGTGCAGGTGGTCGCGGGCGAGGACGGCTGGCCGACCGCCTATCGCTATGTGCTCGCCGATCGCACGCTGACGATCGCGCTGGAGGACGAGCACGGCTGGCCCAACATCATCCACCTGCGCGGCTTCCACCCGACCGACGACCATTATGGCGCGGGCTGTCTGGCCGCTGCCGCCCCCGCGGTGGCGGTGCACAATGCGGCGAGCGAATGGAACCGCGCGCTGCTCGCCAATGCGGCGCGGCCCAGCGGCGCGCTGGTCTATGCCGGTGAAGACGGCGGCGCGCTGAGCGCCGAACAGTTCGACCGGCTGAAGAGCGAATTGCAGGCGGCCTTCCAGGGGCATGGCAATGCGGGGCGGCCGATGCTGCTCGAGGGCGGGCTCGACTGGAAGGCGATGAGCCTCAGCCCCGCCGATATGGATTTCGCCACGCTGAAGGCCGCGGCCGCGCGCGACATTGCGTTGGCCTTCGGCGTGCCGCCGATGCTGCTCGGCCTGCCGGGCGACAACACCTATGCCAATTACCGCGAGGCCAACCGCGCGCTGTGGCGCCTCACGCTGCTGCCGCTGGCGGGCAAGATCCTCGATGGGCTGCACGAGGGGCTGAGCGACTGGTTCGCCGATGGCGCTAGCGTCGATCTCGACCGCGTCCCCGCGCTTGCCGAAGACCGCGAGCGGTTGTGGGCGCAGGTCAGCAGCGCCGACTTCCTGAGCACCGCGGAGAAACGCGCAATGCTCGGGCTAGAACGGCCATAG
- a CDS encoding GIY-YIG nuclease family protein, which yields MDCEPLGGWVYIMANRYRGALYVGVTSALATRVSQHREGTGSDYCARRSLTRLVWAERGDTIEDCIAHEKRLKRWRREWKFALIEKANPDWDDLYDVIL from the coding sequence ATGGATTGCGAACCGCTCGGTGGCTGGGTTTACATCATGGCCAACCGCTATCGCGGCGCACTCTATGTCGGCGTGACGAGCGCGCTTGCTACCCGCGTCAGTCAGCACCGCGAGGGCACCGGTTCGGATTATTGCGCCCGACGCAGCCTGACCCGGCTGGTCTGGGCGGAGCGCGGCGACACGATCGAAGACTGCATCGCGCATGAGAAGCGCCTGAAGCGCTGGCGCCGGGAATGGAAATTCGCGCTGATCGAAAAGGCGAATCCGGATTGGGACGACCTCTACGACGTCATTCTTTGA
- a CDS encoding DNA-packaging protein, protein MICAGRGFGKTRTGAEWVRESAILDPDARIALVAASLGEARSVMVEGESGVLAICPPNYRPFYEPSLKRLTWPNGAMAFLYSAAEPESLRGPQHSHAWCDEIGKWPGVSGKAEAAWDNLAMGLRLGLHPKVVATTTPRATALVRRLVGEETRGLAHISRGTTYENAANLPPHFVATIRERYGHTALGRQELDGVLLEDVEGALWTRALLEACRDDRAGDPLQRVVVGVDPPASDRGDECGIVVCGLDAGGIAQVLADCSVAKASPERWARAVAEAARGWNADRVVAEANQGGQMVASVLRAAGLALPLKLVHASRGKVARAEPVAALYEAGRVRHTGLFAQIEDQLCGLMVGGGYEGPGRSPDRADALVWALSELMLGRRQEPRVWQI, encoded by the coding sequence GTGATCTGCGCCGGGCGCGGCTTCGGCAAGACCCGCACCGGCGCCGAATGGGTGCGCGAATCCGCCATCCTCGATCCCGATGCGCGGATCGCGCTGGTTGCCGCCTCGCTTGGCGAAGCGCGCAGCGTGATGGTCGAAGGCGAAAGCGGGGTGCTGGCGATCTGTCCGCCGAACTACCGGCCGTTCTACGAACCCTCGCTCAAGCGGCTGACCTGGCCCAATGGGGCGATGGCCTTTCTCTATTCGGCCGCCGAGCCCGAAAGCCTGCGCGGCCCGCAGCACAGCCATGCCTGGTGCGACGAGATCGGCAAATGGCCGGGGGTGTCGGGCAAGGCCGAAGCGGCATGGGACAATCTGGCGATGGGGCTGCGGCTGGGCCTGCACCCCAAGGTGGTGGCCACCACCACTCCGCGCGCCACCGCTCTGGTACGGCGGCTGGTGGGCGAGGAAACCCGCGGGCTGGCGCATATCAGCCGCGGGACGACCTATGAAAACGCGGCCAATCTGCCGCCGCATTTCGTCGCCACGATTCGTGAGCGCTATGGCCATACCGCGCTGGGGCGGCAGGAGCTCGACGGTGTGCTACTCGAAGATGTCGAAGGCGCACTGTGGACGCGGGCGCTGCTCGAAGCCTGCCGCGACGACCGGGCCGGCGATCCGCTTCAGCGCGTGGTGGTCGGGGTCGATCCGCCCGCCAGCGACCGCGGCGACGAGTGCGGCATCGTGGTCTGCGGGCTGGATGCAGGCGGCATCGCGCAAGTGCTCGCCGATTGCTCGGTCGCGAAGGCCAGCCCCGAACGCTGGGCGCGCGCGGTGGCCGAAGCCGCACGCGGCTGGAATGCCGACCGCGTGGTGGCCGAGGCCAATCAGGGCGGGCAGATGGTCGCCAGCGTGCTGCGCGCCGCCGGTCTCGCGCTGCCGCTCAAGCTGGTCCACGCCTCCAGAGGCAAAGTTGCGCGCGCCGAACCCGTCGCCGCGCTCTACGAAGCGGGCCGGGTGCGGCACACGGGACTGTTCGCGCAGATCGAAGACCAGCTGTGCGGATTGATGGTGGGTGGCGGTTATGAAGGTCCGGGCAGGTCACCCGATCGCGCCGATGCGCTGGTGTGGGCGCTGAGCGAATTGATGCTGGGTCGGCGTCAGGAGCCGCGGGTTTGGCAGATATGA
- a CDS encoding DedA family protein has protein sequence MIMKPLRGLYNWTMAKASHPHAVWWLALFSFVESSFFPIPPHPLLGLMCLAEPKKAVKFALVCTLASVAGALLGYAIGWGLYDTVGVWLIGALGLAEAFPIAACHLREYDFEAILIAGATPVPFKLLTITAGFIGMNLVTFVLASLFARALIFMTVGILFRVFGAPIKRVIDEYLGTVTTIFVLLVVGGVIALTQLGGGEGEDGGPCAQATEVVPAA, from the coding sequence ATGATCATGAAACCGCTGCGCGGGTTGTACAATTGGACCATGGCCAAGGCCTCGCACCCGCATGCGGTGTGGTGGCTGGCGCTGTTCAGCTTCGTCGAATCCTCCTTTTTCCCGATCCCGCCGCACCCGCTGCTCGGACTGATGTGCCTCGCCGAACCGAAAAAGGCGGTGAAGTTCGCGCTGGTCTGCACGCTGGCATCGGTCGCGGGCGCGCTGCTCGGCTATGCGATCGGCTGGGGGCTGTACGACACGGTGGGCGTCTGGCTGATCGGCGCGCTGGGGCTGGCCGAGGCATTCCCGATCGCCGCCTGCCATCTGCGCGAATATGATTTCGAAGCGATCCTGATTGCGGGCGCGACGCCCGTACCGTTCAAGCTGCTGACGATCACTGCCGGTTTCATCGGCATGAACCTCGTCACCTTCGTGCTCGCCAGCCTGTTTGCCCGCGCGCTGATCTTCATGACCGTGGGCATTCTGTTCCGCGTGTTCGGCGCGCCGATCAAACGCGTGATCGACGAATATCTCGGCACGGTGACCACGATCTTCGTGCTGCTGGTGGTCGGCGGCGTGATCGCGCTGACGCAGCTGGGCGGAGGCGAAGGCGAAGACGGCGGACCCTGCGCGCAGGCGACCGAGGTGGTCCCGGCCGCCTGA
- a CDS encoding OsmC family protein, producing MKTTNSGSARYEGLGKDGKGHVSTQSGALKDQPYGFQTRFEDAAGTNPEELIAAAHASCFTMALSFKLAEAGHTDGSVETEAKVTLEKGDDGFAVTRSALSTKAKVPGLDQAKFEELAADAKATCPISKLLNAEITLETAFEG from the coding sequence ATGAAGACGACCAATTCAGGCAGCGCGCGCTACGAGGGGCTGGGCAAGGACGGCAAGGGGCATGTCAGCACGCAATCGGGCGCGCTGAAAGACCAGCCCTATGGCTTCCAGACCCGGTTCGAGGATGCGGCGGGTACCAATCCCGAAGAGCTGATCGCGGCGGCGCATGCCAGCTGCTTCACCATGGCGCTGTCGTTCAAGCTGGCCGAGGCCGGCCATACAGACGGTTCGGTCGAAACCGAGGCCAAGGTGACGCTGGAAAAGGGCGATGATGGTTTCGCCGTCACCCGCTCTGCCCTGTCGACCAAGGCCAAGGTCCCCGGGCTCGACCAAGCGAAATTCGAGGAACTGGCGGCCGATGCCAAGGCCACCTGCCCGATCTCGAAGCTGCTCAACGCCGAAATTACGCTGGAAACCGCCTTCGAGGGCTGA
- the spt gene encoding serine palmitoyltransferase → MSEGISQPDKPQALEGEGKDLFSKFDDIIALREGLLSAGQEDPFNLVMEKVLSPTRAICNGRETILLGTYNYMGMTFDPDVVEAGKQALADFGSGTTGSRVLNGTYQGHKEVEQALMDFYAMDHAMVFSTGYQANLGIISTIAGKGDYIILDIDSHASIWDGCAMGNAEVVPFKHNDIEAMEKRLRRVPEGAGKLVVLEGVYSMLGDIAPLKEMVAVAKKYGAMVLVDEAHSMGFIGENGRGVVEQAGVLDDVDFVIGTFSKSVGTVGGFCVSNHPKFEIMRLVCRPYVFTASLPPSVVATACVSIRKLMHGSNKRAHLWENSKTLHKGLKELGFQLGTEEPQSAIIAVIMPDLEKGAAMWEALIKGGLYVNLARPPATPANMTLLRCSLCAEHSEAEVSEILSIFEAAGKQVGII, encoded by the coding sequence ATGAGCGAGGGCATTTCGCAACCCGACAAGCCGCAGGCGCTCGAGGGAGAGGGCAAGGACCTCTTCTCCAAGTTCGACGACATCATCGCGCTGCGCGAGGGGCTGTTGTCGGCCGGACAGGAAGATCCGTTCAACCTGGTAATGGAGAAGGTGCTCTCGCCGACCCGCGCGATCTGCAACGGGCGCGAGACGATCCTGCTCGGCACTTACAATTACATGGGCATGACCTTCGACCCCGACGTGGTCGAGGCGGGCAAGCAGGCGCTCGCCGATTTCGGCAGCGGGACGACCGGCAGCCGCGTTCTTAATGGGACGTACCAAGGTCATAAGGAAGTCGAGCAAGCGCTCATGGACTTCTATGCCATGGATCACGCGATGGTCTTCTCGACCGGCTACCAGGCCAATCTCGGGATCATCTCGACGATCGCCGGCAAGGGCGATTACATCATCCTCGACATCGACAGCCACGCCAGCATCTGGGACGGCTGCGCGATGGGCAATGCCGAAGTGGTGCCGTTCAAGCACAACGATATCGAGGCGATGGAAAAGCGCCTGCGCCGCGTTCCCGAAGGCGCGGGCAAGCTGGTGGTGCTGGAAGGCGTCTATTCGATGCTTGGCGATATCGCCCCGCTCAAGGAAATGGTCGCGGTCGCCAAGAAGTACGGCGCCATGGTGCTGGTCGACGAGGCGCATTCGATGGGCTTCATCGGCGAGAACGGGCGCGGCGTGGTCGAACAGGCCGGCGTGCTCGACGATGTCGATTTCGTTATCGGCACGTTTTCCAAGAGCGTGGGCACGGTGGGCGGCTTCTGCGTTTCCAACCACCCCAAGTTCGAAATTATGCGGCTGGTCTGCCGGCCCTATGTCTTTACCGCCTCGCTCCCGCCGAGCGTGGTGGCGACCGCCTGTGTCTCGATCCGCAAGCTGATGCACGGATCGAACAAGCGCGCGCATCTGTGGGAAAATTCCAAGACGCTGCACAAGGGGCTCAAGGAGCTCGGTTTCCAGCTCGGCACCGAGGAACCGCAAAGCGCGATCATCGCGGTGATCATGCCCGACCTCGAAAAGGGCGCGGCCATGTGGGAGGCGCTGATCAAGGGCGGTCTCTACGTCAATCTCGCCCGTCCCCCCGCGACCCCGGCGAACATGACCCTGCTGCGCTGCTCGCTCTGTGCCGAGCATAGCGAAGCCGAGGTCAGCGAGATCCTCTCGATCTTCGAAGCCGCGGGCAAGCAGGTCGGGATCATCTGA
- a CDS encoding acyl carrier protein, producing the protein MDRATVDAKIRELAEPFNKKGVEITEATTFATDLEFDSLTVMDFVAAIEDEFDIIISMNQQAEIETYGQLVDTVTRLQAD; encoded by the coding sequence ATGGACCGAGCCACAGTCGACGCCAAGATCCGCGAACTGGCCGAACCCTTCAACAAGAAGGGTGTGGAGATCACCGAAGCGACCACTTTCGCCACCGATCTGGAATTCGACAGCCTGACCGTGATGGATTTCGTCGCCGCCATCGAGGACGAGTTCGACATCATCATCTCGATGAACCAGCAGGCCGAGATCGAAACCTACGGCCAGCTGGTCGATACCGTCACCCGGTTGCAGGCCGACTGA
- a CDS encoding Pycsar system effector family protein, with the protein MSDTASAKPASAEGPAVEDGRPPDSVRAKRETTYSNHAIHLMRTAQMSTLKLSQMADQKASILLGATFLVFSLSVSRALTGEMPVSLMILASFSFASSLCAVMAVLPKVGRPDGPVKNRNLIFFGHYTWMDEDEWTEELLARLETDRTVFETMAHDMYQNGQVLAGKKYRFLALAYKVFMTGLFVTLAVFGIEMAIS; encoded by the coding sequence ATGAGCGATACAGCAAGCGCAAAACCGGCATCGGCGGAAGGTCCCGCCGTGGAAGATGGCCGCCCGCCGGATTCGGTCCGGGCGAAGCGCGAGACGACCTATTCCAACCATGCGATCCACCTGATGCGCACCGCGCAGATGAGCACGCTCAAGCTGTCGCAAATGGCCGACCAGAAGGCCTCGATCCTGCTCGGCGCGACCTTCCTCGTCTTCTCGCTTTCGGTGAGCCGCGCGCTGACCGGGGAGATGCCGGTCTCGTTGATGATCCTGGCCAGCTTCAGCTTTGCCAGTTCGCTGTGCGCGGTGATGGCGGTGCTGCCCAAGGTCGGGCGGCCCGATGGTCCGGTGAAGAACCGCAATCTGATCTTCTTCGGCCACTACACCTGGATGGACGAGGATGAATGGACCGAGGAATTGCTCGCCCGGCTCGAAACCGACCGCACTGTGTTCGAGACGATGGCGCATGACATGTACCAGAACGGCCAGGTGCTGGCGGGGAAGAAATACCGCTTCCTCGCGCTGGCCTACAAGGTGTTCATGACCGGACTGTTCGTGACGCTGGCGGTGTTCGGTATCGAAATGGCGATCAGCTAG
- a CDS encoding response regulator — translation MAKRILVVEDNDLNRKLFCDVLKANGYEVVPVSDGQNVLATAKRFGPDLVIMDIQLPNISGIDLIAQLKRESTLGEVPVLAVTAYAGKGDEERIRDAGAADYLAKPVSIGPFMTAVRALLPD, via the coding sequence GTGGCAAAGAGAATCCTCGTTGTCGAGGACAACGATCTCAATCGTAAGCTGTTCTGTGACGTGTTGAAGGCCAACGGCTACGAGGTGGTGCCCGTGTCCGATGGACAGAACGTGCTCGCCACCGCCAAGCGCTTCGGGCCCGATCTGGTGATCATGGACATCCAGCTGCCCAATATCAGCGGGATCGACCTGATCGCGCAGCTCAAACGGGAAAGCACGCTCGGCGAAGTGCCGGTCCTTGCGGTGACAGCCTATGCCGGCAAGGGCGACGAGGAGCGCATCCGCGACGCGGGCGCGGCGGACTATCTCGCCAAGCCGGTGTCGATCGGCCCCTTCATGACCGCTGTCCGCGCGCTGCTGCCCGACTAG
- a CDS encoding DUF3572 family protein yields the protein MALEALGWALADDKRAERLLSLTGLTPDHLRNGLSDRGVQAAVLDFLANHEPDLVLAADALGTTPETLVAAARELNA from the coding sequence TTGGCCCTCGAAGCGCTCGGCTGGGCGCTGGCCGACGACAAGCGTGCGGAGCGGCTGCTGTCGCTGACCGGCCTCACGCCCGACCACTTGCGGAACGGGTTGAGCGACCGCGGCGTTCAGGCAGCAGTGCTCGATTTTCTCGCCAATCACGAACCCGACCTGGTCCTTGCCGCGGACGCGCTGGGGACCACACCCGAAACGCTGGTCGCCGCCGCGCGGGAGTTGAACGCATGA
- a CDS encoding HAD family hydrolase → MSRPLIISDCDEVLLYMVSPFRDWLAETQGVEFRMEGNDFAKALRWQESGELLAPEEIWQKLGGFFDTEMHRQTPIPGAIEGLGALRENADVVILTNLVDKRQEMRRAQLLDHGLDARVFTNQGPKGPALQAILDEYNPSKAIFIDDLAQHHRSARETVGSITTLHLCGEPLLAPHIDCAHTSGHADARIDSWDAALPWLLDEIEKETA, encoded by the coding sequence ATGAGCCGCCCGCTGATCATCTCCGATTGCGACGAAGTGCTGTTGTACATGGTCTCGCCCTTCCGCGACTGGCTGGCCGAAACGCAGGGCGTCGAATTCCGTATGGAAGGCAATGATTTTGCCAAGGCGCTGCGCTGGCAGGAGAGCGGGGAGCTCCTCGCCCCGGAAGAGATCTGGCAGAAGCTGGGCGGGTTCTTCGATACCGAAATGCACCGCCAGACGCCGATTCCCGGCGCGATCGAGGGGCTGGGCGCGCTGCGCGAGAACGCCGATGTGGTGATCCTCACCAATCTCGTCGACAAGCGGCAGGAAATGCGCCGGGCGCAATTGCTCGATCATGGGTTGGACGCGCGCGTCTTTACCAATCAGGGGCCCAAGGGTCCGGCGCTGCAGGCGATCCTCGACGAATACAATCCCTCCAAGGCGATCTTCATCGACGACCTTGCGCAGCACCATCGCTCTGCGCGAGAGACGGTGGGGAGCATCACCACGCTGCATCTGTGCGGCGAACCGCTGCTCGCTCCGCATATCGACTGCGCGCACACGTCGGGCCACGCCGATGCGCGGATCGACAGCTGGGATGCAGCGCTGCCGTGGCTGCTGGACGAAATCGAGAAGGAAACCGCATGA
- a CDS encoding RidA family protein: MSIHTRLRELGLQLPHAAAPVASYQPVVVDGHTAYVSGQLPFVDGKLVTGKLGDTVTLEQGQEAARACGLMILAQLEAAGLLERVAHMVKLGGFVASTPDFTDQPKVANGASDLMAEVFGDAGKHARSAVGVPVLPLNAAVEVDAIVALKA, encoded by the coding sequence ATGAGCATTCACACACGCCTCCGCGAACTCGGGCTGCAGCTCCCCCATGCCGCTGCGCCCGTCGCCAGTTACCAGCCGGTCGTGGTCGACGGCCACACCGCCTATGTTTCGGGGCAATTGCCTTTCGTCGACGGCAAGCTGGTTACCGGCAAGCTGGGCGATACCGTCACGCTCGAACAGGGCCAGGAAGCAGCCCGCGCCTGCGGCTTGATGATCCTGGCGCAACTCGAAGCGGCAGGGCTGCTCGAGCGGGTCGCGCATATGGTCAAGCTTGGCGGTTTCGTCGCCTCGACCCCCGATTTCACCGACCAGCCCAAGGTCGCCAATGGTGCCTCGGACCTGATGGCCGAAGTCTTCGGCGATGCCGGCAAGCACGCGCGCAGCGCGGTGGGCGTGCCGGTCCTGCCGCTCAACGCCGCGGTCGAGGTCGATGCGATCGTTGCTCTCAAGGCTTGA